A single Lolium perenne isolate Kyuss_39 chromosome 6, Kyuss_2.0, whole genome shotgun sequence DNA region contains:
- the LOC127309415 gene encoding uncharacterized protein, translated as MATSTKLVALGFVVLVGIGYADAARMLASSSSASGGGGGGGGGGGGGGASGGSGWGGGSGSGGGAGYSESGGDWGNRWNFAKGVGGGGGAGGGGGSNGGSGFGSGSGYGSGSGSSGSASAPSGNGHANADGKGGGGGEGGGTNGSSGSGAGSGLGKGYGESGITTAPAPTAGGVGYSDAGGSGNGGGGGNNGNGGGEGKGAGQAGSDDTSGGNASGNGSGSGGGIAKGAAQGPSLGVGSGSGSGAGQTGSTRSYGSYGSGYATGIGGGMGSGYGAGQNGGTGRGGGSGSGSGSGGFH; from the coding sequence ATGGCTACTAGCACTAAGCTTGTAGCTTTAGGCTTTGTTGTCCTTGTCGGCATTGGGTACGCCGATGCTGCAAGGATGCTCGCTAGCTCCTCCAGTGCTtcaggtggtggaggtggaggtggaggtggtggtggaggaggcggtGCATCTGGTGGTAGTGGATGGGGTGGAGGATCTGGGTCGGGTGGAGGAGCAGGATATAGTGAAAGCGGTGGAGATTGGGGTAACAGGTGGAACTTCGCCAAGGGagtcggtggaggaggaggagctggtggaggaggaggatcaAATGGTGGTTCGGGTTTTGGTTCTGGATCCGGCTATGGCTCCGGAAGCGGTTCGAGCGGCTCGGCATCGGCACCTAGCGGCAATGGACATGCCAACGCCGATGGTaagggcggtggtggtggcgaaggTGGTGGCACAAATGGGTCTAGCGGGTCCGGAGCTGGTTCTGGCCTTGGTAAGGGATACGGTGAGAGTGGCATAACTACGGCACCAGCTCCAACTGCTGGTGGTGTCGGCTACTCCGATGCTGGCGGTAGCGgtaatggtggtggtggcggaaATAATGGAAATGGAGGTGGTGAGGGCAAAGGAGCTGGACAGGCCGGCAGCGATGACACTTCTGGGGGCAATGCCAGTGGAAATGGTAGCGGCAGCGGTGGTGGCATAGCTAAAGGTGCCGCACAAGGTCCAAGTCTTGGGGTTGGGTCTGGTTCTGGCTCCGGGGCTGGGCAGACCGGCAGCACTCGCTCTTATGGTTCTTATGGTTCTGGCTATGCTACTGGAATTGGTGGGGGCATGGGCAGTGGCTACGGTGCTGGCCAAAACGGCGGGACTGGCCGTGGAGGAGGAAGTGGATCTGGATCTGGCAGCGGTGGATTCCATTAA